A genomic stretch from Amia ocellicauda isolate fAmiCal2 chromosome 23, fAmiCal2.hap1, whole genome shotgun sequence includes:
- the LOC136718891 gene encoding zona pellucida sperm-binding protein 4-like codes for MERSGMSVRVWSLVCLLMAAAVDVSIAQGQNCSVSDNEKMACGAPAISRADCESSNCCFDQRGRQPCYYSNEVTVQCTTDGQFVVVVPRNVTRPPLSLDTVSLLGGQGAPCSPVGTTAGFALFQFPVSACGSTLKSEGGDVVYENTMSSKRDMQEGPDGSITRDSYYELTFLCKYSGSELVPVEAVVYTAAPPPPSVVAPGPLGVELRIATEAVYDTYYGDGDYPVTKVLRDPVYVEVRILNRTDPNIVLTLEDCWATSTPSPLSQPQWSLLVAGCPYRHDQYQTTLVPVAGSSGLPYPTHYKRFIVQMFTFVDAGFQLPLNEKVFIHCSAAVCQPSATDGCVTPCNQRMRRAVALVQRASREMAVVSSGEVILTASELPAVDRRASPSEVPKAFGYGVLTVAAFTVLVLCAVVLAAVWRARPHVGIPTVTGAGF; via the exons ATGGAGAGGTCTGGGATGAGCGTGCGGGTCTGGAGTCTTGTCTGTCTGCTGATGGCGGCTGCGGTGGACGTGTCTATAGCCCAGGGTCAGAACTGCTCGGTTAGTGACAACGAGAAAATGGCGTGTGGCGCCCCTGCTATCAGTAGAGCCGACTGCGAATCGAGTAACTGCTGCTTTGATCAGAGGGGAAGACAGCCCTGTTATTATAGCAATGAGG tgactgtgcaatgcaccacGGATGGTCAGTTTGTGGTTGTAGTACCCAGGAATGTGACCAGGCCTCCGCTGAGCCTTGACACCGTCAGCCTGCTGGGGGGTCAGGGCGCCCCCTGCAGCCCTGTTGGCACCACTGCTGGCTTTGCCTTGTTCCAGTTCCCAGTCAGTGCCTGTGGCAGCACACTGAAG AGTGAGGGTGGCGATGTGGTGTACGAGAACACTATGTCCTCTAAACGTGATATGCAGGAGGGGCCTGATGGCTCCATCACCAGGGACAGCTACTATGA GCTGACCTTCCTGTGCAAGTATTCGGGCAGTGAGCTTGTTCCTGTGGAGGCTGTAGtgtacactgcagccccgcctcCTCCTTCAGTCGTGGCCCCGGGACCTCTCGGTGTGGAGCTCAGGATTGCAACGG AAGCTGTGTATGACACCTACTACGGTGATGGGGACTACCCCGTGACCAAGGTCCTGCGGGATCCTGTGTATGTTGAGGTTCGCATCCTGAATAGGACCGACCCCAACATTGTCCTGACTCTGGAAGACTGCTGGGCAACTTCCACCCCCAGCCCGCTCAGCCAGCCCCAGTGGAGCCTGCTGGTTGCTGG GTGTCCGTACAGACATGACCAGTACCAGACCACCTTGGTTCCCGTGGCTGGCTCCTCGGGGCTGCCATACCCAACGCACTACAAGCGCTTCATCGTGCAGATGTTCACTTTTGTGGATGCTGGCTTCCAGCTCCCTCTGAATGAGAAG GTGTTCATCCACtgtagtgcagcagtgtgcCAACCCAGTGCTACTGACGGCTGTGTCACTCCATGCAACCAGAGAATGA GGAGAGCTGTTGCCCTGGTGCAGAGGGCCTCCAGGGAGATGGCCGTGGTGTCCAGTGGGGAAGTGATCCTGACTGCCTCTGAGCTCCCTGCTGTGGACAGGAGGGCTTCTCCCAgtgaag TGCCCAAGGCCTTCGGCTATGGTGTGCTGACCGTGGCTGCCTTCACggtgcttgtgctctgtgctgtggtgcTGGCGGCTGTGTGGAGAGCCAGGCCCCACGTGGGCATCCCAACTGTAACTGGAGCAggtttttga